GGTGGTGGTCCATCGTGTCGCTCGGGTCCGCGAGCATCGTCGGCGTACCGAGCCCCAGCCGTCGCAAGGCCGCGCGGGTCTGGACCTCCACGTCGACCCCGTCACCGTCCGCCGCCAGCCGGGTCATCGACGCCAGTCAGCGGCAGACGACATCAGTGGGCGCGCTCCGTGACACGGAGGGGTGGCGCCACGCCCACGGCATGCCGACGGATTGAGCTCTCCGCTGAGCGGCCTGAGGCGTCTGCGTCGCCAGGACGCCCATCACCCTCGCGTCCCCCTCCTGGCCGTCTCGGCTCAACCCGCTCGCGGTCGTTCACCTCGACGCCTCCACCCGAGAGCAGCCTGGGAGCCACCACTCCGACCCCAACAACAACCACGAGCCCGATGACGCCCATGACCACCCACTTGAGCGGCGAGGGCCTGGAGGTGGCGGGTCTCGCCCGGGCCCTGGCCGGAGCCCCGGCGGGCCGGGCCGCGAGAGCTGGGCTGGTGCAGGCGGTCGCGGCGGGCCCTTGAGCCAGGCCTCTGCGCGGCACGGTTCCATGCGGTCCGGCACCCGGCCGGGGGCGCGGGTCCGCGTGCACACGAGGCGAACCGCCAGAGCCCGTGCGCAGCGGCTCTCCCATGCTCGGGAGCGCGCCCATGAACGGACCTTCCCGGGTGGGTCCGAACTCCGCGAGCCAGTCGCCCAGCGAGGCCTTGAAGAACCGGGCCACGGCCGCCGCCGACGAGTTGAGCCGGTGGTGTGCCATCACCGCCTCGATCTCCTCGCGCATGGCCGCTGCGGATGGCGTGCGACGCGCAGGATCCTTCACGAGTGCGCGCAGGATGAGCTCCGACACATCCCGGGGGATGCCCGGCTCGAGTCGCGACGGCACGGGCGCCGGCTCCCGCACGATGGCGCTGAGCGTGGCCGCGTTGTTGTCGCGCTTGAAGGGCACCTGGCCGGTGAGCAGTTCGAAGAGCACCACGCCCAGGGCAAACACGTCATTGCGCGCGTCCAGGGGCTGGCCCACGACGGCCTCAGGGGAGAGATAGGCGATCTTCCCCTTGAGAACACCCGCCTGGGTGTTCCCCTCGCCCTGCACCTTGGCGATGCCGAAGTCGCTCAGCTTGATGGCGCCGTCGAGCGAGACAAGGACGTTGTGGGGACTCACGTCGCGGTGCACCACCGGATGGGGCACACCGGCCGGGTCCACGTAGCTGTGCGCGTAGTGCAGGCCCGCGGCGGTCTCGGCGACGATGCGCAGCGCGTGCTCGATGGGGAGGACGATTCCCTTGCGCCGCAGCTCGTTCATCAACCTCTGGAGATCCGGGCCACGCACGTACTCCATGAGGATGCACGCCGCGCCGTCGTTCATGCCCACGTCGAACGTCTGCACGATGTTGGGGTGCGTGAGGCGCGCATTGGCACGCGCCTCGGCGAAGAGCATGTCGACGAACTCCGCGTTCTCCGCGAGCTGCGGGAGGAGCTTCTTCATCACCACGAAACTCTCGAACCCCTTCACGCCCACCCGTCTGGCGAGGAACACCCCGGCCATGCCGCCCTGCCCCAACCGGCGGATGATCTGCACCCGGGTGGCTCCTCCCATGGAGCCGCCGAGGTCCGGGCTATCACTCCTGGCGTTTGGCGCCAGGTGAAGGGGGCCGAACAGGCACTGGCTGAGGGCCCGCGGCTCGAGCGCCTCGATGTCTTCCAGCGGCTGCTTTACCAGCGACGAGCGGCGCAGCAGCGGCCCCCACTGGGGAAGGGACGGCAGGCGCGCGGTCCCGCCGCAGACGGGGCACTCTCGTTCGAGGCTGTCATTGGCGCGCAGCCTGGACAGGTACTCGGAGGCCAGGACGCGTTGGTAGTGCGAGTGGCCGCAGTCGCGACACTCGCACGGCAACCACAACGTGCCGATCCGCGCGGTGAGCTGTTGGGTGAAGCGCGTCAGCGCGCCCAGCACCGGCGGTGGCACCCGGCACAGCACCACCTTGGCGCCCTGCGCCGCCGTGGCCAGCACCTGCTCCAGTTTGGGAACCGCCTGGGGCTCCACTCGGGTGACATGGGAGAAGTCGAAGGCGACGCGCCCGTCCAGGCCCGAGGCCAACCGTCGCACGTTCAGGCTCCCCTTCAGCTCGCTGGCCAGGGTGATGTACGTGATGTCGTCCTGGAGAATCTTCAGGGGCGTGGGGAGCGAGAAGGACGCGCCC
The sequence above is drawn from the Corallococcus exiguus genome and encodes:
- a CDS encoding serine/threonine-protein kinase codes for the protein MKTQQGSNARIRRVRVGPINHIHIAGVIDETFPLTSSSPDLDGFIIVDLGRVERISSFGVRRWVEFVSKLPPGGLSLSVVNAPPVMVDQLNMVEGFAGVSRVLSVLAPFACRACGKGRLRLVELRSEAPSLAEGRVPGHACPVCAGTLEFAEQPSEFFDYVRHQQPGTVEPVVMGYLRAATPGASFSLPTPLKILQDDITYITLASELKGSLNVRRLASGLDGRVAFDFSHVTRVEPQAVPKLEQVLATAAQGAKVVLCRVPPPVLGALTRFTQQLTARIGTLWLPCECRDCGHSHYQRVLASEYLSRLRANDSLERECPVCGGTARLPSLPQWGPLLRRSSLVKQPLEDIEALEPRALSQCLFGPLHLAPNARSDSPDLGGSMGGATRVQIIRRLGQGGMAGVFLARRVGVKGFESFVVMKKLLPQLAENAEFVDMLFAEARANARLTHPNIVQTFDVGMNDGAACILMEYVRGPDLQRLMNELRRKGIVLPIEHALRIVAETAAGLHYAHSYVDPAGVPHPVVHRDVSPHNVLVSLDGAIKLSDFGIAKVQGEGNTQAGVLKGKIAYLSPEAVVGQPLDARNDVFALGVVLFELLTGQVPFKRDNNAATLSAIVREPAPVPSRLEPGIPRDVSELILRALVKDPARRTPSAAAMREEIEAVMAHHRLNSSAAAVARFFKASLGDWLAEFGPTREGPFMGALPSMGEPLRTGSGGSPRVHADPRPRPGAGPHGTVPRRGLAQGPAATACTSPALAARPAGAPARARARPATSRPSPLKWVVMGVIGLVVVVGVGVVAPRLLSGGGVEVNDRERVEPRRPGGGREGDGRPGDADASGRSAESSIRRHAVGVAPPLRVTERAH